The Mauremys reevesii isolate NIE-2019 linkage group 22, ASM1616193v1, whole genome shotgun sequence genomic interval GCATGTCAACCCCCCCAAAGGAAACAGCCTGAAATCCCGTTTGGATGCCGCCCTCTGCCGTGTTTTTCTTCCTTGGCCGACCTCCGTGTTTTGGGTCCCGGCGGTGGGCAGTGACCTGGAGATTTATGGACGCAAATCGAACGCGTCTGGGCTCGGTTTTAAGGTTGTTTTCTTTCAGGaacgaaaaacctccagggctgttttgtgtgtttttaattgGATTCTGAGAAATTCGCCACCCCCTGGCGGGGTTAAAAAattaccccccccaccaccactccatGTAAATGGGCCAGGCGTGGCCAGCCAGAGGCCACGCCCCCACCATTAACCCCTTGCCTCCCGCGGCAGGGCTGGTGACGCAGCAGGACGACGAGTATCGCTGGGCGGGCGTGGAGGACCCCAAGGTGATGATCACGACCTCACGTGACCCCAGCTCCCGCCTCAAGATGTTCGCCAAGGTACAGGGCctgggtttgttattgtagggtctcccgGGGAGCGGCGTGCTCGGCAGGCTGGCATGGTGGCTGTAGGGTCTCCTGGGCactggtttgtttctgcagggcctCCCGGGGACTGGGGCTGGTGGGTAGGGCCggttttgttattgtagggtctcctgggggtggggggcaggccgttcgagggaggggcaggtctgcTGTTGTAGGGTCTCTCACCCCCCCCCTCGGCGACAGGAGATGAAGCTGGTGGTGCCGGGTGCCCAGCGCATGAACCGGGGGCGACATGAGGTGGGGGCCCTGCTCCGGGCCTGCAAGGCCAACGGCGTCACGGACCTGCTGGTGCTGCATGAACATCGCGGGCAGCCGggtgagccgggggggggggggtgctggggggactcCCCCACTgtctggggctgctgggagccggggggggctggggggactccccctccccctctggggctgctgggagccgggggggggctggggggactccccctccccctctggggctgctgggagccgggggggggtgctggggggactcCCCCACAgtctggggctgctgggagccgggggggtgctggggggactcccccccccctctggggctgctgggagccgggggggggtgctggggggactccctctccccctctgtctggggctgctgggagccggggggggggtgctggggtgactccccctccccctctgtctggggctgctgggagccgggggggggctgctggggggactccccctccccctctgtctggggctgctgggggggactccatcccagcccccccgctaacccccctcctctcccctccccccagacggGCTGATCGTCTCTCACCTGCCCTTCGGCCCCACGGCGTTCTTCACCCTCTGCAACGTGGTGATGCGGCACGAGGTCCCCGACATCGGCACCATGTCCGAGGCCACCCCCCACCTGATCTTCCACAACTGCACCTCTCGCCTGGGCCAGCGGGTCAGCCGGGGGCGGCTGGGTCCTTGTCGGGGCTTCTGGGACTGTCTGGGCTGGCTGTATTATTGTAGGGTCTTCTGGGACTGCCCAGCCTggctttgttattgtagggtcttcTAGGGCCTGGGGAGGTGGACAGAGACCACTTTGACATTGTAGGGTCTCTGGGGAATGTTTGTGGGCGGTGTGTTTATTGTAGGGTCTCCTGGGGGGTGTTAGAACGATCTGGGGACTGgcttattgtagggtctctggggAATGTTTGTGGGCGGTGTGTTTATTGTAGGGTCTCCTGGGGGGTGTTAGAACGATCTGGGGACTGgcttattgtagggtctctggggAATGTTTGTGGGCGGTGTGTTTATTGTAGGGTCTCCTGGGGggcttgttattgtagggtctcaattccccctcccttcccccccccaaacccagcgcTTCTCGGTCTCTGCCCCTCAGGTCTGCAGCATCCTCAAGTACCTCTTCCCGGTGCCCAAGGAGGACAGCAAGCGGGTCATCACCTTCGCCAACCAGGACGATTACATCTCCTTCAGGTGCCAGGCCTGCCCCatgatgcagccacttctggggcggGGCACCTGGGGAACAGCCGCATATAACACCACACGGGGATGGCTGGGCGtgaggacacctgggttctctcccagctctgggaggggagggagggctggcggggggctgggagccaggcccatGCTGGGTGACCCATCTCTCCTGTGCCCCCCCGCAGGCACCACGTTTACAAGAAGTTGGACCATCGCAACATCGAGCTGTCTGAGGTGGGGCCGCGCTTCGAGATGAAACGTGAGTCACGTCTCTGGGGGCCCCTCATGGAATCATAACGTCCAGGCTGGGTCAGatcaagggtccatccagcccagtgtcctagTGGCccgtgccaggtgccccagagggagtgaacagaacagggaatcatcaagtgacccatcccctgtcgcccgttcccagcgtctggcaaacaggccagggacaccatccctgcccagcccggctagtagccactgatggacgtatcctccattaaattatctagttcttttctgaaccctgttatggccttggccttcacaccatcctccggcgaggagttccacaggttgactgtgtgttgtgtgaagaaatacttccttgtgtctgtgttaaacctgctgcctgttcagttcattgggggacccctagttcttgtgttgtgagaaggggtaaataacacgtcctgaCTTACTTTCTCCGCCCCAGTCTTGAGTTTACAGACTCTCTCGTATCCCCCCAAatcgtcttttttccaagctgaaaactcccagtctgattaatctctcctcacacggcagctgttccatccccctcatcgtttttgttgcccttttctgaaccttttccaattccaatctaGCTTTTGGGAGACGGGGCGGCCAGACCTGCACGCAGTGTTCACGGTGTGGGTGAACCACGGACTGATCTAGAGGCAACAGGATATTTCCTCTCTTCTCgctccctttcctaatgactccCAACGCGCCGGTCACTTTTTGGCTGCCGCTGCGCATCGGGTGGATGATTTCACCGAACTCTCCACAGTGACGCCAAGGTCTTTcccgagtggtaacagctaatccaGACCCATCGTTGCGTGCGGAGAGCTGGGATTCTGGTCTCCGACGTGCATCACTTCGCGTTTATCAACGTTGAATTTcctctgccattttcttgcccagtcgcCAGTTTGGGGAGGTCCCTTTGTCGCTCTTCGCaggctgcctgggacttaactgtctGGAGCAGTTTTGTATCAGCTGCCAACTTTGCCACCGCCCTGTTCACCCCTTGTCCCAGATCGTTTGAGGCTGTTGACTAGGGCCGggcccagcacagacccctggggggggCACGATTTAACccccctccattctgaaaactgaccatttattcctcccctttgtttcctgtctttgaaCCAGCTCCCGACCCATGAGGGGACCTTCCCTCGTGTCCCAGGGCAGCTCACTTCgcttaacagcctttggtgagggaccttgtcaaaggctttctggaaatctaaggcCACTAGATcccctggatcccccttgtccacgtgctCATTGACCCCTCAAAgatctagtagattggtgaggcgcgATTTCCCTTTACCAAAAccctgttgactcttcccccaacaaattatgtttctctctgtgtctgacaatttggttctttactagagtttcaaccggtttgcctggtactgagatcaggtttaccagcctgtaattgccgggatcacctctggcgCCTTTTTTGAAAATTGGCCTCACGTTAGCTACCCTCCGGTCATTTGGTTCAGAAGCTAATTGAAATGATTGGTGACATACCAGAGTTAGGTCCTGCAATTTCACCCTGGAGTTCctgcagaactcttgggtgaatcccatctggtgaCGTATGACTGGTtcgtttatcaatttgttcccaaacgtCTTCTAATGACACCTCCGTgtggggcagttcctcagatttgtctccTAAAAAgcctcaggtttgggaatctgcCTCACATCCGCAGCTGTGAAGATGGaggcaaagaattaatttaatttCTCCGCAACGGCCTTATCGGCCTTGAGCGCTGCCTTAGCACCTCGAGCGGCCAGCGACCCCTCTGCTTggttagcagcttcctgcttctgatgtactttaaaaaaaaaaaaggtgcagtTCTTTGGCTGCACTTCATTTGCCagcgtttatgctcctttctgttttcctcactaggatttaacttccactttctAAAGGCTGCTTTTTGCGCCTCACTGCTCCTGTTACTTCGTTGTTTAGCCACGggggctcttttttggttctgcTCCTCTGTTGTTTTAAGTTGGGGGATACATTTAAGTGGAGCCTCTGTTAGGGCGTCTGTAAAACGTTCCCACGCCGCTTGCAGGGATTTCTCTGTTGGCGCCGAACCTTTCAATTCCTGTTCCACTAACCGCCTCGTTTTGGTGTAGTTCCCTTTTCTGAAACGAAACGCTGCCGGTTGGGCCGTTCTGGTGGTTTTCCTGCCCCGGGGCTGTTAAATCTCATTagattatggtcactattaccaggCCGTCCAGCTCCAGGCACCTCTTGGACcggatcctgtgctccactcaggactaaatcggaattgcctcttctctggtgggttccaggcaggggcggctctagccattgcgccgccccaagcacggcggcacgtcgcggggggcgctctgccggtcccgcggctccggtggcctcccgcagacgtgcctgcagatgctccaccgaagccgcgggaccagcggaccctccgcagggacgcctgcgggaggtccaccggagccgcctgccgccctcccggccaccggcagagcccccccgcggcacccgccccaagcgcgcgcttggcgtgctggggcctggagccgcccctggttccaggcccagctgctccaagaaggtCATTtcaggtgtcaagaaactttctctCTGCCTCCCGTCCTGAGGGGCCCTGCCCAGTCCGTAGGGGGCAGTTGACATCCCCCATTATCACTGAGGATTTTTTATTCTTATGGGCTCTCTCGTCTCCCTGAGCATTTCCCAGTCACGCTCCCCCTCCTGGCCAGGCGACCGGGAATATCCCTCCCGCTCCATTCGTACTATTGGAGCGTGGAGTTAGGAGCCAGAGAGATTTCAGGGGACAGTTTGGTTGGTTTCAGATTTTGAGTCTACGTTTTCTGCCACGTCTAGGGCCGCTCCCCCGGCACGACTGGTTCTGTGCTTCCGCCAGGTTCTGTCCCCTGCTAGTACCGTGTCCCAGGGATTAGCCGCATTCCCCCCCGTTTCTGTGCTGCCTGTTAGATCAGAGTCCTCGCCGAATTCAAGGCCCTCTGGTTCAGCCCCCTCTCCCCGTCCCGCACCCCCCGGAGGGCCCCTTGTCGACTGTCTCCTCCCCAGCAGTTGCTGAATGACCCAGTTGCTGCCGCCCGGGTGGCCAGGCGCACCCCCGAGCTGGGTTATagctccccccccgccagggAGCCGTGCAGAatccaggggaaactgaggcacacgtgGGCATCAAACGATTACAGAAAATTTGTCCCATCCTGCCCCTCGCCCCCTGAGTGAttgggggggggctccccggctTTGCTTGTCTCCCAGGGGCTCCCCGCTGACCCCTCGCCTTCCTTCCAGTGTACATGATCAAGCTGGGCACGCTGGAGCAGGCAGCCACGGCCGACGTGGAGTGGCGCTGGCATCCTTACACCAACACGGCCCGCAAGCGGCAGTTCCTGAGCGCCGACTAAGGGCCGCCCTGGGGGCCGCCGGGCCGCGCTCGGACACTGGAAGTGGGGCCCGTTCAGCCGGAGATGGCAGGGGAGCTCCCTCGTCGCCGGCTGGGAATTGAAGCCGGAGCGGTTTGGGGCGTCGGAGGGCAAAGGACGGGCCCCGGCCCAGAGGGATGCCGACGTCTCCAGCTGTGGTTTCAGGCCCTGGCCCCGTGGGTATCGCCCTGCAGTGGAGGGGgaagcaccagcagagctgttgTTTTCACACTTTTATTTTTGTAGGGTCTGCGTTAATACACAGCTTGGTTCGACCCTTcctttggtttctgctgctgtctGTTCCCGGCCGTTCCCGTCTTGCCCGGGTAGAGCCACCAGGGCTCCccaggttgggggggggcgggatttAGCACCGGCCCCCCAAGGTGTGGGTCTTAGCTCGAATGTTAAAGGTGCCGTTCTTTACGACGCTCCCggggccggggagagaacccaggagtcctggctcccagcctggtgtCAGTTGGTGG includes:
- the IMP4 gene encoding U3 small nucleolar ribonucleoprotein protein IMP4 isoform X1; this encodes MLRREARQRREYLHRRAQEDRIRATETKKEQLRRALEENRLLPPELRREALALQKSIEFDDQGAEGLVTQQDDEYRWAGVEDPKVMITTSRDPSSRLKMFAKEMKLVVPGAQRMNRGRHEVGALLRACKANGVTDLLVLHEHRGQPDGLIVSHLPFGPTAFFTLCNVVMRHEVPDIGTMSEATPHLIFHNCTSRLGQRVCSILKYLFPVPKEDSKRVITFANQDDYISFRHHVYKKLDHRNIELSEVGPRFEMKLYMIKLGTLEQAATADVEWRWHPYTNTARKRQFLSAD
- the IMP4 gene encoding U3 small nucleolar ribonucleoprotein protein IMP4 isoform X2 — protein: MRGPGVGRLGPPRAVGRELRIAGSCHHENRLLPPELRREALALQKSIEFDDQGAEGLVTQQDDEYRWAGVEDPKVMITTSRDPSSRLKMFAKEMKLVVPGAQRMNRGRHEVGALLRACKANGVTDLLVLHEHRGQPDGLIVSHLPFGPTAFFTLCNVVMRHEVPDIGTMSEATPHLIFHNCTSRLGQRVCSILKYLFPVPKEDSKRVITFANQDDYISFRHHVYKKLDHRNIELSEVGPRFEMKLYMIKLGTLEQAATADVEWRWHPYTNTARKRQFLSAD